The uncultured Ilyobacter sp. genome has a segment encoding these proteins:
- the lysS gene encoding lysine--tRNA ligase, whose amino-acid sequence MERYFDRVADDHVIMDKWEKVKEIKEAGLEPFGRKYDKKHMVGELLSHTLKEEDSTVFKTAGRIMACRGQGKAVFAHIEDETGRIQVYLRKDALGDEVFEIVKKMGTGDFVGLEGSLFVTKKGELTLRVSGFEFLTKNIRPLPEKYHGLTDVETRYRKRYLDLVMNKEVKETFAKRIQIISSVRTLLNTKGFLEVETPMMHPIVGGASARPFVTHHNTLDMTLYLRIAPELYLKRLIVGGFDKVYEINRSFRNEGISTRHNPEFTMMELYQAYADFNDMMDLTEEIIINAAKTVNGTTTVEYNGKELVLENFKRVHMVDFVKEITGVDFWGDVSVEDARLLAKQNNVVLAPHMNTVGHITNEFFEQKCEEYLIQPTFVYGHPVEISPLAKRNADDKRFTDRFELFIDSREYANAFSELNDPADQRGRLEAQLEEAMLGNEEANAEIDDDYIEALEYGMPPAGGLGVGLDRLVMLLTGAPSIRDVILFPQMRKKD is encoded by the coding sequence ATGGAAAGATACTTTGACAGAGTAGCAGATGACCACGTTATTATGGATAAGTGGGAAAAAGTTAAAGAAATTAAAGAGGCCGGGTTAGAGCCTTTTGGAAGAAAGTATGATAAAAAACATATGGTGGGGGAACTTCTGAGCCATACTCTGAAAGAGGAAGATTCTACAGTTTTTAAAACAGCCGGAAGAATAATGGCCTGCAGAGGACAAGGAAAGGCTGTATTTGCTCATATAGAAGATGAAACAGGAAGAATACAGGTATACCTCAGAAAAGATGCCCTAGGGGACGAGGTATTTGAAATAGTGAAAAAAATGGGTACAGGAGACTTTGTAGGATTAGAAGGAAGTCTTTTTGTAACTAAAAAGGGAGAACTTACTCTTAGAGTTTCAGGTTTTGAGTTTCTTACGAAAAATATAAGACCACTTCCTGAAAAATACCACGGACTTACAGATGTTGAGACAAGATACAGAAAAAGATATCTTGACCTTGTTATGAATAAAGAGGTCAAAGAAACTTTTGCTAAGAGAATACAGATAATAAGTTCAGTAAGAACTCTTCTAAATACTAAGGGGTTTCTAGAAGTAGAGACTCCAATGATGCACCCTATCGTAGGAGGAGCATCAGCAAGACCTTTTGTGACTCACCATAATACTCTTGACATGACTCTTTATCTGAGAATAGCTCCAGAGCTTTACTTAAAGAGGCTTATTGTGGGGGGATTTGACAAGGTATATGAGATAAACAGAAGCTTTAGAAATGAGGGTATATCTACAAGACATAATCCTGAGTTCACAATGATGGAGCTGTATCAAGCTTATGCTGATTTTAACGACATGATGGACTTAACTGAAGAGATAATAATTAATGCCGCTAAGACGGTGAACGGAACAACTACTGTAGAGTATAACGGAAAAGAGCTTGTTCTTGAGAACTTCAAGAGAGTGCACATGGTTGATTTTGTAAAAGAGATAACAGGTGTAGATTTCTGGGGAGATGTCTCTGTAGAGGATGCCAGACTTCTTGCAAAACAGAATAATGTAGTATTGGCACCTCATATGAATACAGTGGGACATATAACAAATGAGTTCTTTGAGCAGAAATGCGAAGAGTACCTTATCCAGCCTACATTTGTATATGGACATCCGGTGGAAATATCTCCGCTGGCCAAAAGAAATGCAGATGACAAAAGATTTACAGACAGATTTGAGCTGTTTATCGATTCCAGAGAATATGCAAATGCTTTCTCTGAGCTGAATGACCCTGCAGATCAGAGAGGAAGACTAGAGGCTCAGCTAGAAGAGGCTATGCTAGGAAATGAAGAAGCCAATGCAGAGATAGACGATGATTATATAGAGGCTCTAGAGTATGGAATGCCTCCAGCAGGTGGTTTAGGGGTAGGATTAGACAGACTGGTAATGCTTTTGACTGGTGCTCCGTCAATAAGAGACGTAATCCTATTTCCGCAGATGAGAAAAAAGGACTAA
- a CDS encoding DUF5348 domain-containing protein yields the protein MLDKKYIGFLKDLKSLKSSAANLLRSDPGEEFEDRKCHEIIGYLKEEMENALYEMELLSKTTLEGKLVLNSQGRFNLDTAQELYFTCGTPIEILIDGEWYRGRVESDGKDYYFFNYESENQPLEEGMEARIRVDRG from the coding sequence ATGCTGGATAAAAAATATATTGGGTTTCTGAAAGATTTAAAGAGTCTGAAATCAAGTGCAGCAAACCTTTTAAGGAGTGATCCTGGCGAGGAGTTTGAGGACAGAAAATGCCATGAAATTATAGGATATCTGAAAGAAGAGATGGAAAATGCATTATACGAGATGGAACTCCTTAGCAAAACAACCCTCGAGGGAAAACTGGTGCTAAACAGTCAGGGGCGGTTCAACCTAGATACAGCTCAGGAGCTTTATTTTACCTGTGGAACTCCTATAGAGATACTCATAGATGGGGAATGGTATAGGGGCAGGGTGGAAAGTGACGGCAAGGATTATTATTTTTTTAATTATGAAAGTGAAAACCAGCCTCTAGAAGAAGGGATGGAAGCAAGGATAAGAGTGGATCGGGGGTAG
- a CDS encoding iron-containing alcohol dehydrogenase, producing the protein MYSYFIPTVNLMGRGAVSNVGKQAKILNGSKALLITDEILVKIGVAEKIISLLKHSGVKTSVYDKVNPNPTVKNVNDALSVYQNEKCDIIIALGGGSSIDCAKGVGILATNGGNISDYEGVDKSENPMPPFIAINTTAGTGSEMTRFTIITNTDTSVKMAIVDWHVTPTVSINDPELMVSMPAKLTAATGMDALTHAIEAYVSTIATPVTDSAAIKAIEIISKYLRPAVANGENLEAREMMAYAAFLAGMAFNNASLGNVHAMAHQLGGFYDLPHGVCNAILLPHVEKFNLIACPDKFVDIAKALGENTVGISTMDSAEKAIFAIQRLSKDIGIPSGLKELGVKEEDFSTLADNALKDVCGATNPRKSSKEQIIQIFKDSM; encoded by the coding sequence ATGTATTCTTATTTCATACCTACGGTAAATCTAATGGGCAGAGGTGCAGTATCAAATGTTGGAAAACAGGCCAAAATCTTAAACGGTTCTAAAGCTCTTCTTATTACAGATGAAATCCTGGTAAAAATCGGCGTGGCTGAAAAAATTATTTCACTCTTAAAGCATAGCGGTGTGAAGACATCAGTTTATGACAAAGTTAATCCAAATCCTACGGTAAAAAATGTAAATGATGCCCTTTCTGTTTATCAGAATGAAAAATGCGATATTATAATCGCACTGGGTGGAGGAAGCTCTATTGACTGTGCAAAAGGGGTGGGTATTTTAGCTACCAACGGAGGAAACATAAGTGATTATGAAGGTGTGGACAAATCTGAGAATCCTATGCCTCCATTCATAGCAATAAATACAACTGCTGGTACAGGAAGTGAAATGACTCGTTTTACAATTATTACAAATACAGATACATCTGTAAAAATGGCAATAGTAGACTGGCATGTCACTCCTACCGTTTCCATCAATGATCCCGAACTGATGGTTAGTATGCCTGCAAAACTTACGGCGGCCACTGGAATGGATGCTCTTACTCACGCCATCGAAGCTTATGTGTCAACTATTGCTACCCCTGTAACAGATTCCGCCGCTATAAAAGCCATTGAGATCATAAGCAAATACCTTCGACCAGCCGTTGCCAACGGAGAAAATTTAGAGGCAAGAGAAATGATGGCTTATGCTGCATTTTTAGCAGGAATGGCTTTTAATAATGCCAGTCTTGGAAATGTACACGCCATGGCTCACCAATTAGGTGGATTTTACGATCTGCCTCATGGAGTCTGCAATGCCATCCTGCTTCCACACGTTGAAAAATTCAATCTCATTGCATGCCCTGATAAATTTGTAGACATTGCAAAGGCACTAGGAGAAAATACCGTTGGAATTTCTACCATGGATTCTGCAGAAAAGGCCATTTTCGCAATTCAGAGATTATCAAAAGATATTGGTATACCTTCTGGTCTTAAAGAACTAGGGGTTAAAGAAGAGGATTTCTCAACACTTGCTGATAATGCATTAAAAGATGTTTGTGGAGCGACCAATCCTAGAAAATCCTCTAAAGAACAGATAATTCAAATATTCAAAGATTCCATGTAA
- the nudC gene encoding NAD(+) diphosphatase: MINEIAPNIFNISLLSREAIKSEEQVLCYKNGKVLMKTLEDKFIIPKKNELGEWVTEGILLGEIDGEKCFIAEGKDKMPQGLEYVGMRDIRDQSDKLFKWVTAVGFHLFSWISDNKFCGSCGSSMELKENERALKCTSCKNIIFPKLSPAIIVAITKGDKLLLAKNKLHPGSFYSLIAGYVEAGETIEETVKREVMEEVGINVKNIRYYKSQPWPFSSSLMLGFFAEYDGDKPIKVDGIELSHADWFDADNLPEIPNKDSVSGEMIRIFREKNKI; this comes from the coding sequence ATGATAAATGAAATCGCACCAAATATTTTTAATATATCACTCTTGAGCAGAGAGGCTATAAAGTCAGAAGAACAGGTTTTATGCTATAAAAATGGAAAAGTTCTTATGAAAACTTTAGAGGATAAATTTATTATCCCTAAAAAAAATGAGCTGGGTGAATGGGTAACAGAAGGGATATTACTAGGAGAGATAGACGGAGAAAAATGTTTTATTGCAGAGGGTAAAGACAAGATGCCCCAGGGACTTGAATATGTCGGAATGAGGGATATTAGAGACCAGTCAGATAAACTTTTTAAGTGGGTTACTGCCGTTGGATTTCATCTTTTTAGCTGGATCTCTGACAATAAATTTTGTGGCAGCTGTGGTAGTTCTATGGAGCTTAAAGAAAACGAAAGGGCTCTAAAATGCACAAGTTGCAAAAATATAATATTCCCCAAATTATCTCCAGCTATAATTGTGGCCATAACAAAGGGAGATAAACTTCTACTTGCAAAAAACAAACTGCATCCAGGATCTTTTTACAGTCTTATAGCAGGATATGTAGAAGCTGGAGAAACAATAGAGGAGACTGTAAAAAGAGAGGTTATGGAAGAAGTGGGAATAAATGTCAAAAATATAAGATATTACAAGAGCCAGCCTTGGCCTTTTTCCAGTTCTCTCATGCTTGGATTTTTTGCTGAATATGATGGAGATAAACCTATAAAAGTAGATGGAATAGAGCTTTCACACGCAGACTGGTTTGATGCAGATAATTTACCTGAAATACCAAACAAAGACTCTGTGTCTGGAGAGATGATAAGAATCTTCAGAGAAAAAAATAAAATATAG
- a CDS encoding GNAT family N-acetyltransferase: MEWKIKKFDELSNRELYDIMQQRVDVFVVEQNCPYAEIDGKDIGAYHLFAADDGNIAAYTRILHPGVSFDEVSIGRVLVNMGYRGEGLGQELMKKTMEFVTKDLKEKSIRISAQEYLLEFYLSLGFEEASDVYLEDGIPHIDMLFTKNK; the protein is encoded by the coding sequence ATGGAATGGAAAATAAAGAAATTTGATGAACTCAGCAACAGAGAGCTTTATGATATAATGCAGCAGAGGGTGGATGTATTTGTGGTAGAGCAGAACTGTCCCTATGCCGAGATAGACGGTAAAGATATAGGTGCCTATCATCTTTTTGCAGCAGATGATGGGAATATAGCCGCCTATACTAGAATACTTCATCCTGGAGTCTCTTTTGATGAGGTTTCCATAGGAAGGGTGCTGGTGAACATGGGGTATAGAGGTGAAGGGCTAGGACAAGAGCTTATGAAAAAAACAATGGAATTTGTAACCAAAGATCTGAAGGAAAAATCCATAAGAATTTCTGCTCAGGAATATCTCTTAGAATTTTATCTGAGCCTTGGATTTGAAGAGGCATCGGATGTTTATCTAGAGGACGGGATACCACACATAGATATGCTCTTTACAAAAAACAAATAA
- a CDS encoding lipocalin family protein encodes MKSFLKIFIIFLTFFLHSLSYSWKGQEKKYGISEFKSEKYLGKWYEIVRKDHKFEKGLSNVTAQYEYLGNNKIKVVNRGYDAKNEKIKTVVGRAKIKYEDVDNILKVSFFWPFYSDYIIMEYDREGYKYALVRGRSDKYLWVLSRTPVLDSEILERLLEKAEEDGIKLDDLIYVEHDKSQWPDLKSR; translated from the coding sequence ATGAAGAGTTTTCTTAAGATTTTTATAATTTTTTTAACTTTTTTTCTCCATTCTCTGTCTTATTCGTGGAAGGGGCAGGAAAAAAAATACGGTATTTCAGAGTTTAAATCTGAAAAGTACCTTGGAAAATGGTATGAAATAGTGAGAAAAGACCATAAATTTGAAAAGGGACTCAGCAATGTGACGGCTCAGTATGAATACCTGGGAAACAACAAAATAAAAGTAGTAAACAGAGGTTATGATGCAAAGAATGAAAAAATAAAAACTGTTGTAGGAAGGGCAAAAATAAAATATGAAGATGTTGATAACATACTTAAAGTCAGCTTTTTCTGGCCTTTTTATTCTGACTATATAATCATGGAGTATGACAGGGAAGGCTATAAATATGCTTTGGTGAGGGGAAGAAGTGACAAGTATCTGTGGGTACTATCGAGGACTCCTGTTTTAGATAGTGAGATATTGGAAAGGTTACTTGAAAAGGCAGAAGAAGACGGGATAAAACTAGACGACCTCATCTACGTGGAACATGATAAATCACAATGGCCTGACTTAAAAAGCCGGTAG
- a CDS encoding ABC transporter permease produces MIEFFIAKKHIVERKKQSIISILGMTIGIAVLIVSIGIANGLDKNMIESILSITSHVVVQDNGDIENYREIQKKIESIEGVKGVVPKTSTQGILKYNGVLGSYISGVKIEGLDLDDAKRAMELDKKIVQGTMDFDKPTQLLMGKELYEQLGANLGDEVSIVSADNREVRFKIGGVFQSGYYEYDTSLVMLPLRAAQVLTYSGNTVTKMDVMLHDAYKSDGVASEIYSKTGLNTKTWGQLNRNLLSALSLEKTVMIIVFSLIVVIAGFVVWVTLNMLVREKTRDIGVMRAMGFSSERIMKIFLIEGMVLGVMGIIIGTAVALGILWYVKNYSIAQLTSIYYLTKIPVELSLKEIFTIIGANLVVIFISSIFPAYRAAKLQPVEALRYE; encoded by the coding sequence ATGATAGAGTTTTTTATTGCCAAAAAACATATAGTGGAGAGAAAAAAACAGAGTATAATCTCTATTCTCGGTATGACTATAGGGATAGCTGTTTTGATAGTATCTATAGGGATAGCAAATGGTTTGGATAAAAATATGATAGAGAGTATATTGTCTATAACCTCCCATGTGGTGGTACAGGATAACGGTGACATAGAAAACTACAGAGAGATACAGAAAAAGATAGAGAGTATAGAGGGGGTAAAAGGAGTGGTTCCTAAAACTTCTACCCAGGGTATATTAAAATATAACGGTGTACTAGGAAGCTATATATCCGGAGTAAAGATAGAGGGTCTAGACTTAGATGATGCCAAAAGAGCCATGGAACTGGATAAAAAAATCGTTCAAGGGACCATGGATTTTGATAAACCTACACAGCTTCTTATGGGAAAAGAGTTATATGAGCAGTTAGGGGCTAATCTTGGAGATGAGGTCTCCATAGTTTCTGCAGATAACAGAGAGGTCAGGTTCAAAATAGGCGGGGTTTTCCAGAGCGGATATTATGAATATGATACCAGCCTTGTAATGCTACCTCTAAGAGCTGCACAGGTCCTGACATACTCTGGAAATACAGTGACTAAAATGGATGTAATGCTTCATGATGCCTACAAATCAGATGGGGTGGCATCTGAAATATACAGTAAGACTGGTTTGAATACTAAAACATGGGGACAGCTGAACAGAAATCTTTTATCGGCTTTATCCCTCGAGAAAACAGTTATGATAATAGTATTTTCACTGATAGTGGTAATAGCAGGATTCGTAGTGTGGGTGACTTTGAATATGCTTGTAAGGGAAAAAACAAGGGATATAGGAGTTATGAGGGCTATGGGGTTTTCTAGTGAGAGAATAATGAAAATATTTCTCATAGAGGGGATGGTTCTAGGAGTGATGGGGATAATAATAGGTACAGCAGTTGCCCTTGGAATACTGTGGTATGTAAAAAATTATTCAATAGCTCAGCTGACCAGCATATATTATCTTACAAAGATACCTGTGGAACTCTCTTTAAAGGAGATATTCACCATAATAGGAGCTAATCTCGTGGTAATATTTATTTCCAGTATTTTTCCAGCATACAGGGCAGCAAAATTACAACCGGTGGAGGCGTTGAGATATGAGTAA
- a CDS encoding ABC transporter ATP-binding protein produces the protein MSKIVLNLEKLNKNYKDKKRDLHIINDLDLKVEEGEFISILGKSGSGKSTLLNLMGLLDKPDSGRIYFDGIEVDNLKGSNIDKIKNEMLGFVFQFHYLLPEFTALENVMLPALLKNFKEKAEIKERAIKLLEEVELGERMGHKPNELSGGEKQRVAIARALINSPKILLADEPTGNLDEETSEKIHALLRRINCDMNQSIIVVTHSRELAKICHKRYYLKKGFLHLEEEMK, from the coding sequence ATGAGTAAAATAGTACTGAATCTAGAAAAACTGAATAAAAACTATAAGGATAAAAAAAGGGATCTGCATATTATAAATGATCTAGACCTAAAAGTTGAGGAGGGGGAGTTTATCTCTATACTTGGTAAATCAGGTTCTGGAAAATCTACTTTGCTCAATCTCATGGGGCTTTTAGACAAGCCTGACAGCGGAAGGATATATTTTGATGGTATAGAGGTCGACAACCTAAAAGGGAGCAACATTGACAAGATAAAAAATGAGATGCTTGGATTTGTATTTCAATTTCATTATCTTCTTCCTGAGTTTACAGCTTTGGAAAATGTAATGCTGCCAGCCTTATTGAAAAATTTTAAGGAAAAGGCGGAAATAAAAGAGAGAGCTATAAAACTACTAGAAGAGGTAGAGCTTGGAGAACGGATGGGACATAAGCCCAATGAACTTTCTGGAGGGGAGAAACAGAGAGTTGCCATAGCGAGAGCTTTGATAAACTCTCCCAAGATACTTCTGGCAGATGAGCCAACTGGAAATCTAGACGAAGAAACCAGCGAAAAAATACACGCTCTTTTGAGAAGGATAAATTGTGATATGAATCAGTCTATAATTGTGGTTACCCACTCAAGAGAACTTGCTAAAATATGTCACAAAAGATATTATCTGAAAAAAGGATTTCTGCATTTAGAAGAGGAGATGAAGTAA
- the raiA gene encoding ribosome-associated translation inhibitor RaiA, whose protein sequence is MRLIIHGRHLDITEPIRLHAEKKINRIKKYFDNIMEVDVTLSAESLKTGDYHTADVLVYMNGNKIKATTTDEDLYAAIDEVVDVLEQQITKYKEKLRDNKHNAGRKNTIKYNPETKTIDKEDSKRIVQTTISARPMFVEEAVMQMEVLNKQFYVFMNADTEELNVVYRRNDGDYGHVEPA, encoded by the coding sequence ATGAGATTAATCATCCATGGGAGACATTTAGACATTACAGAACCAATCAGGCTACATGCTGAGAAAAAAATCAACAGGATAAAAAAATATTTCGACAATATTATGGAGGTGGATGTAACATTATCGGCTGAAAGTTTGAAAACAGGAGATTACCATACTGCAGATGTATTGGTCTATATGAATGGTAATAAAATCAAAGCTACTACTACTGATGAAGATCTATATGCAGCAATAGACGAAGTCGTAGACGTATTAGAGCAGCAAATAACTAAATATAAAGAAAAATTAAGAGATAATAAGCACAATGCAGGACGTAAAAATACTATTAAGTATAATCCTGAAACTAAGACAATAGATAAAGAGGACAGCAAAAGAATAGTTCAAACTACAATCTCTGCAAGACCCATGTTTGTAGAGGAAGCTGTTATGCAGATGGAAGTTCTTAATAAACAGTTTTATGTTTTTATGAATGCCGATACAGAGGAGCTCAATGTAGTCTATAGAAGAAATGATGGAGATTATGGCCACGTAGAACCAGCATAA
- the cobU gene encoding bifunctional adenosylcobinamide kinase/adenosylcobinamide-phosphate guanylyltransferase, which produces MGRIIYVTGGARSGKSSFAENHVAASKLKRVYLATSIPFDNEMKLRVEKHKEQRGENWLTIEAYKNLYEILQNKVKDEKIILLDCLTVMVTNLMIMEKELDWDIVGKDELHSIEKAIEDEIKGILNFVEEKDLELVVVSNELGMGLVPPYALGRHFRDIAGRMNQLVAKRADEAYLVVSGLPMRLK; this is translated from the coding sequence ATGGGGAGAATCATCTATGTTACTGGTGGTGCCAGAAGCGGGAAAAGCAGCTTTGCAGAAAACCATGTGGCGGCGAGTAAGTTAAAAAGAGTGTATTTGGCCACCTCTATTCCTTTTGACAATGAGATGAAACTCAGAGTAGAAAAACATAAGGAGCAGAGAGGTGAAAATTGGCTGACTATAGAGGCGTATAAAAATCTCTATGAGATCCTCCAGAATAAGGTAAAAGATGAAAAAATTATTCTTTTGGACTGTCTCACAGTGATGGTGACCAATCTAATGATAATGGAAAAAGAGCTGGACTGGGACATCGTGGGAAAAGATGAACTACATTCCATCGAGAAAGCTATAGAGGACGAGATAAAAGGGATTTTAAATTTTGTAGAGGAAAAAGATTTAGAACTGGTGGTGGTGTCAAATGAGCTTGGAATGGGACTCGTTCCACCCTATGCACTAGGAAGACATTTCAGAGATATAGCGGGGAGAATGAACCAGCTAGTAGCCAAAAGAGCAGATGAAGCCTACTTAGTTGTATCAGGACTGCCGATGAGATTAAAATAA
- the cobS gene encoding adenosylcobinamide-GDP ribazoletransferase — protein sequence MKGLLLLFQFMTRLPIPVKVEYDANEVGKSMKFFPVVGMLIGGILWGAYLVLSRYINNPYAIASLIVLLEVILTGGLHLDGLADTFDGIFSYRSKHRMLEIMKDSRLGSNGALALIIYFILKIFLIVEVGFAIILIMPVIARLNSVVNAAIGPYARATGMGKSIVEHTNGIGVLISTVLTSLYVYFIGWHFGEFELGLRLLAIIPLVMLPGAYFAKLMDRKIGGVTGDTLGAVLEMTEILVIFFAAIIL from the coding sequence ATGAAGGGACTTTTACTTTTATTTCAATTTATGACCAGGTTACCTATACCTGTTAAGGTAGAATATGATGCAAACGAAGTGGGGAAAAGCATGAAGTTTTTTCCAGTTGTGGGAATGCTTATAGGGGGAATACTTTGGGGGGCTTATCTTGTGCTGAGTAGATATATAAACAATCCTTATGCCATTGCATCTCTTATAGTCCTGCTAGAAGTAATTCTAACTGGTGGACTTCACCTAGACGGTCTGGCGGACACATTTGACGGGATATTCAGCTACAGAAGTAAGCACAGGATGCTTGAGATAATGAAAGATTCAAGACTTGGATCCAACGGAGCTCTTGCACTGATTATTTATTTTATACTTAAGATATTTTTAATTGTAGAGGTGGGATTTGCTATTATACTGATAATGCCTGTAATAGCTAGGCTAAACAGTGTGGTTAATGCTGCAATAGGACCTTATGCAAGAGCTACAGGGATGGGTAAATCTATTGTAGAACACACAAACGGTATAGGGGTATTGATTTCTACTGTTTTGACCTCTCTTTATGTATATTTTATAGGCTGGCATTTTGGAGAGTTTGAGCTGGGACTTAGACTTCTTGCCATAATACCACTTGTAATGCTGCCTGGAGCTTATTTTGCAAAACTTATGGACAGAAAGATAGGCGGAGTGACCGGAGATACCTTAGGTGCTGTTCTTGAAATGACAGAGATTCTTGTTATTTTCTTTGCGGCTATTATATTATAA
- the cobC gene encoding alpha-ribazole phosphatase — translation MGKVILVRHGESEMNRDGLFFGWLDPKLTEKGIKQAHNAKNIIQSFEYDEIYSSDLSRARETAEIVNYQGLPVNLSQELREINFGIFEGLTYKEIKEKYPVEVKLWKEKWQEYNYENGENVNQLQKRAVEFLKALDKEKKDIVVVTHWGVINCILSYYITGGLEGYWKFALDTGGVSILEFRDGFPVLHGLNIGGK, via the coding sequence ATGGGGAAAGTCATACTGGTAAGACACGGTGAAAGTGAAATGAATAGAGACGGCCTCTTTTTCGGATGGCTCGATCCTAAACTTACAGAAAAAGGTATAAAACAGGCACATAATGCCAAGAATATAATACAAAGTTTTGAATATGATGAAATTTATTCCAGTGACCTTTCTAGAGCGAGGGAAACTGCAGAGATAGTAAATTATCAGGGGCTTCCTGTAAATCTGTCTCAAGAACTGAGGGAAATTAACTTTGGAATTTTTGAAGGACTCACATATAAAGAGATAAAGGAAAAATATCCTGTTGAAGTCAAATTGTGGAAAGAAAAATGGCAGGAGTATAACTATGAAAATGGAGAGAATGTAAACCAGCTCCAAAAAAGGGCCGTGGAATTTCTGAAAGCCCTCGATAAAGAGAAGAAGGATATAGTTGTTGTAACCCACTGGGGAGTAATAAACTGTATACTAAGTTATTATATAACCGGGGGTCTTGAAGGGTATTGGAAATTTGCATTGGATACCGGGGGAGTCAGCATACTAGAATTCAGAGATGGATTCCCTGTGCTGCATGGCCTTAATATAGGGGGAAAATAA
- the cobT gene encoding nicotinate-nucleotide--dimethylbenzimidazole phosphoribosyltransferase: MKLFEETLRSIEGLDKDAVKRAQTRLDSRMKPKGSLGKLEEIAVQFAGITGKVFNSADRRCHIVASADNGVIEEGVSSCPLEYTEIVSEAMLNEIAAIGILCKSLGVDFKLIDIGIKGGIKRDYPNLHTNKVKNGTANLRNEPAMTREECIEAIETGIRTINNLKDNYDIFSNGEMGIANTTTSSAVLYALTGEDMELIVGRGGGLSDEALLKKKTVIREACELHKVMEIAPVDVVARVGGLDIACMIGMYLGAAAAKKPMLVDGFISGVAALAASKITPLSKDYMIATHKSEEPGMKVVLDNLELEAMLHMNMRLGEGTGAVLAYPVITGALEIIKKMKKVDEVYELFA, from the coding sequence ATGAAGCTTTTTGAAGAAACCTTGAGAAGTATAGAGGGGCTAGATAAAGATGCAGTAAAAAGAGCCCAGACTAGACTAGATTCTAGGATGAAGCCTAAAGGGAGTCTCGGGAAACTTGAAGAGATAGCGGTGCAATTTGCCGGTATTACAGGAAAAGTTTTTAACAGTGCCGATAGAAGATGTCATATAGTGGCATCAGCAGATAACGGTGTCATAGAAGAGGGAGTTTCGTCATGTCCATTAGAATACACAGAAATAGTGTCGGAGGCTATGCTAAATGAGATAGCTGCCATAGGAATACTGTGTAAATCTTTAGGAGTTGACTTTAAGCTGATAGATATAGGTATAAAAGGCGGGATAAAAAGAGACTATCCCAATTTGCATACCAATAAAGTAAAGAATGGGACGGCCAACCTGAGAAATGAACCTGCAATGACCAGGGAAGAGTGTATAGAGGCTATAGAAACAGGTATCAGGACAATAAACAACCTAAAGGACAATTATGATATATTTTCTAACGGCGAGATGGGAATAGCTAATACAACTACTAGTTCTGCGGTACTTTACGCACTCACAGGTGAGGACATGGAACTTATAGTTGGAAGAGGAGGGGGACTCAGTGATGAGGCGCTTCTCAAAAAAAAGACAGTTATAAGGGAGGCTTGTGAACTACACAAAGTCATGGAAATAGCTCCTGTAGATGTAGTGGCAAGAGTTGGTGGACTAGATATAGCCTGTATGATTGGTATGTATCTAGGGGCAGCAGCAGCGAAAAAACCCATGCTGGTAGACGGATTTATATCTGGAGTAGCAGCTTTGGCGGCTTCTAAGATAACTCCTCTTTCAAAAGACTATATGATAGCTACTCATAAAAGTGAAGAGCCTGGAATGAAAGTGGTATTGGATAATTTAGAACTTGAAGCTATGCTGCATATGAACATGAGGCTCGGTGAGGGAACCGGAGCAGTTCTTGCCTATCCTGTAATAACCGGAGCGTTGGAAATTATAAAAAAAATGAAAAAAGTAGATGAAGTGTATGAACTTTTTGCCTAA